In the genome of Cryptomeria japonica chromosome 8, Sugi_1.0, whole genome shotgun sequence, one region contains:
- the LOC131048379 gene encoding scarecrow-like protein 18 — MAIISDDYDLIEFFGVQGEAMIRPQGAMLNKMQSSSEGKEGRERKRFKFVDKYHLQGSCFISEEVSNSLLSREKTSRAIHYQEEQNQNVLKKRDEIIDGKKAEGSPGLQLVCLLLNCASAIAEKNKSLAMNLLNKLWSRVSISGNSIERVAAYFTEALSAKFKQINPSFFYNKLLIAEQPDEKMKEPEMQFDALVAFYRVSPFYQFAHLTANQAIIEAFEGHSHLHIIDFDISHGIQWSSLIQSLSEREDGPALCITGFGRDLNVLNATGTHLSSFAKSHGLTSFEFHPFVEGSKEITAENLQIKQEEIVAVNLVLYLNRLPNSQSSVYSRLRCIQSLKPAIVAVVEHEANHTPTTFLTRFMESLHYYAALFDSLDVCLPLKSAERLRIEKFHFGEKIKMSIREFDGGVDDMMKSVRETHDKWETWKTRMERGGFLQTGLSSRCVSQAKLLLQAKQQCNSFEGGGFRVHQRDLGKSLSLAWQDRQLILASAWRCKT; from the coding sequence ATGGCCATTATCTCAGATGATTATGATTTGATTGAGTTCTTTGGCGTTCAAGGAGAGGCCATGATAAGGCCTCAAGGTGCCATGCTTAATAAAATGCAATCATCATCTGAAGGAAAAGAGGGTAGAGAAAGAAAAAGATTTAAATTTGTGGACAAATATCATCTCCAAGGGAGTTGTTTTATAAGTGAGGAAGTCTCCAATTCTCTTCTGTCAAGAGAGAAAACTTCTAGAGCTATTCACTACCAAGAGGAGCAAAATCAGAATGTTTTGAAGAAGAGGGATGAAATCATTGATGGGAAAAAAGCAGAAGGATCGCCAGGGCTGCAGCTTGTGTGTTTGCTCCTCAACTGTGCATCTGCCATTGCAGAGAAAAACAAAAGCTTGGCAATGAATCTGCTCAACAAGCTTTGGTCTAGAGTCAGCATAAGTGGGAATTCAATAGAAAGGGTGGCAGCCTACTTCACAGAAGCCTTGTCAGCCAAGTTTAAGCAAATCAACCCATCTTTCTTCTACAACAAATTGCTCATTGCAGAGCAGCcagatgagaaaatgaaagagcCTGAGATGCAGTTTGATGCCTTGGTAGCCTTTTACAGAGTGTCTCCTTTCTATCAATTTGCTCACCTCACTGCCAATCAAGCCATAATTGAAGCTTTTGAAGGGCACAGCCATTTGCACATAATAGACTTTGATATCTCCCATGGTATTCAGTGGTCTTCTCTGATTCAGTCCTTGTCTGAAAGGGAAGATGGTCCAGCCCTTTGTATAACTGGATTTGGAAGAGACCTAAATGTATTGAATGCTACTGGAACCCATCTGAGTAGCTTTGCAAAAAGCCATGGATTGACATCATTTGAGTTTCACCCATTTGTTGAAGGCTCTAAGGAAATCACAGCTGAAAATCTCCAAATCAAACAAGAAGAAATTGTTGCAGTAAACTTGGTGTTGTATTTGAATAGGCTGCCAAATTCTCAGAGTTCTGTATATAGTAGGTTAAGATGCATCCAGTCTCTGAAACCTGCAATAGTTGCAGTTGTAGAACATGAAGCAAACCACACTCCAACCACATTCTTGACAAGATTTATGGAGTCCCTGCATTACTATGCAGCACTGTTTGATTCCTTGGATGTTTGTCTGCCGTTAAAGAGTGCAGAAAGGTTGAGAATAGAAAAGTTTCACTTTGGGGAGAAGATTAAGATGAGCATCagagaatttgatggtggtgttgatgatatgatgaaaagtGTGAGAGAAACCCATGACAAGTGGGAGACATGGAAGACGAGAATGGAAAGAGGAGGATTTCTGCAGACTGGTTTGAGTAGTCGTTGTGTAAGTCAGGCAAAGCTGCTTTTGCAGGCAAAACAGCAATGCAACTCATTTGAAGGAGGGGGATTTAGGGTTCATCAGAGAGATCTTGGCAAAAGCTTGTCTTTGGCTTGGCAAGATCGTCAATTAATTTTAGCCTCTGCATGGCGTTGTAAAACATAA
- the LOC131048380 gene encoding scarecrow-like protein 23 — translation MGIISDDYDLIDFFGVQGEAVIRPQGAMLNEMQSLSEEKEGRERKRSRFVDKYHLSGSCFIKQPDEKMKVSEMQFDSLIAFYRVSPFYQFAHLTANQAIIEAFEGHNHLHIIDFDISRGIQWSSLIQFLSHREDVPALSIPGIGRDLNLPNATGIHLSSFAKSHGLTSFEFNPFVEGSKEEETVVVILVLYLNRLPNSQSFL, via the exons ATGGGCATCATCTCAGATGATTATGATTTGATTGACTTCTTTGGCGTCCAAGGAGAGGCCGTGATAAGGCCTCAAGGTGCTATGCTTAATGAAATGCAATCACTATCTGAAGAAAAAGAGGGTAGAGAAAGGAAAAGATCTAGATTTGTGGACAAATATCATCTTTCTGGGAGTTGTTTTATAA AGCAGCCAGATGAGAAAATGAAAGTGTCTGAGATGCAGTTTGATTCATTGATAGCCTTTTATAGAGTGTCTCCCTTCTATCAATTTGCTCACCTCACTGCCAATCAAGCCATAATTGAAGCTTTTGAAGGGCACAACCATCTGCACATAATAGACTTTGATATCTCCCGTGGTATTCAGTGGTCTTCTCTGATTCAGTTCTTGTCTCATAGGGAAGATGTTCCAGCCCTTAGCATACCTGGAATTGGAAGAGACCTCAATTTACCGAATGCCACTGGAATCCATCTGAGTAGCTTTGCAAAAAGCCATGGATTGACATCATTTGAGTTCAACCCATTTGTTGAAGGCTCTAAGGAAGAAGAAACTGTTGTAGTAATTTTGGTGTTGTATTTGAATAGGCTGCCAAATTCTCAGAGTTTTTTGTGA